The following DNA comes from Tunturibacter psychrotolerans.
AGATGGGGAAGAGATCTTCTATATCTCTAATCCTGGTCTTGGGCTCTGGGCTTATCAGGGTCGCTTCCAGAGCTAGATTCTGCATGGTTGCCGTTAATGATGATGATCGAGAGGATGCTGTTGGATGATTGTTGTGTTGATGGGTGTAAGCGGATCTGGCAAGACTACTATCGGGACGCTGCTGGCTAAGCGTGCGGGCGCCGTGTTTGCCGATGGAGACGATTATCATCCTGTGGCGAACAAGCAGAAGATGGCAGCAGGCCATCCGCTCAACGATGAGGATCGTCAGCCGTGGCTCGAGGTGCTGAATCAGCTCTTGCGAGAGTGGTTTGCAGAAGGGAAGAGCGGTGTTCTGGCCTGCTCTGCATTGAAGGCGAGTTATCGGGTTACGCTGCAAGCGGGTATGCCGAACGGTGCGGTAAGCTTTGTTGTGCTTGAGGCGTCAAAGGAGATGCTTGCGGCTCGTCTGGCAGAGCGAAAACATGAGTTCATGAGTGCGAAGCTCTTGGAGAGTCAGCTTGCGACCCTCGAGATACCGAGCGATGCTGTTCGGGTTGTGAATGATCGGTCCCCAGATGAGGTCGTCAGTCAGATTCTTACGCAGGTCTTGTCGGGAAAGAACTGAGTTTTTTGAGAATAATTTGAGGTAAGAAGAGGCAATTTTCTATGGGGCATCCGTTGTTTGATTTGAGTGGCAAGTCGGTGGTGGTGGTGGGGGGGACGTCGGGTATCGGGTTGGCGATGGCGGTCGGTCTGGCGGAGGCAGGCGCGGATGTGGTGGCGACCTCGCGGCGGATGGAGCAGGTGGATGAGGCGGCGAAGGCGATTGAGGCGACGGGGCGGCGGTCGCTGCGGCTGACCTCGGATGTGGCAGATCGGCAGAGTCTGCAGGCTCTGCTGGATGGGACAGTGAAGGCGTTCGGCAAGGTGGATATCCTGGTCAACTGCGCGGGCAGGATCAAGAGGGAGCCGACGCTGACGGTCTCGGAGGAGACCTGGGACGGCATCATGGATACGAATGTGACGGGGACGCTTCGGGCATGTCAGATCTTCGGCAGGCACATGCTGGAGCGCGGCTATGGGCGCATCGTCAACATCGCTTCGCTGAATACCTTCGTTAGCCTGAGAGAGGTGACGGCATACGCGGCGAGCAAGGCTGCGGTTGGGGCGTTGACCAAGTCTCTGGCGGTGGAGTGGAGCGCGCAGGGTGTGACCGTGAACGCGATCGCTCCAGGCGTCTTTCGGACCGCGTTGAATCAAAAGCTGCTGGACGAGAGCGAACGGGGTAAAGAGTTGTTAATGCGCACCCCCATGGGGCGCTTCGGAAAGACTGTTGAATTGGTGGGTGCGGCGATCTTTCTTGCGAGTGATGCCTCGGCGTTTATCACAGGAGAAATTCTTGTCGTCGATGGCGGTTTTCTTGCCAGCGGAGTGAACCAGTAGGGCCTGTCTGCCACTGATGGATTGATTGAGCCGCTTCTCTTCGTTCGGTGGTGCCCTCCCCCTCCCCCTTGGGGGTTATTTTGCGCGTAAGCTGCGTATTTTCTGTGGCTTACAGGGAGGTGCTGCTCGTAACCTATTCATTCTAAATGGCTTACGGCTAAAATACTTTAAATGTGTGACTTGCGGTGCAATTCTCTGGTTAAAGCAATGAAAGCCGCGGGTGTCCGCGGCTTCATTGCTTGCTCGTTTTCTTCGGTATTTCCAGTATAGCTGTTTGGCTATAACTCATGCGCAAGGGATATCTTATTGTTTCAAATGGGGTTGATGGCGATGAGGGGTTGACAGGTTTCTGGCATGTCGACAAAGACAATAAAGCACAACGGGAAAGGCGAAGGTGTGAAGAGCAAAGTGGAGACGCAGGATCAATCTTCCACAGCATGGCTCAGGATGGGTGAGAACGGATAGAGGACAAACGACGGATGCCTATCGAACCGTGGATTTAGTGATCTGGTTGTTACCGTTTTTGTGTTGGGTGGGAAGGATCCAGGGATAGAGAACCGCAAGGTTTGGTGGAACGATGGTGAGGAAGAGCAGGAAGACGCCGACCATCTCTGGGATGTGAAACATGTTTCGGCTCTCAAGAAAGAGCGATAGGCCGATCAGCGCAACAATCGTCACGCAGATAACGGTGCGTGCAAGGGTCTTTGCCCAGGGTTTGTCGTCATTGGGAAGCATTTTCGAACCGCCTTTCGTCATGCGTCGATAGCGATTTCTGCTAACAATGCCCGTTCTTTCAGCTACGACGGACAGACGCACGAGCGATTAATACGGCAGTGTAGGCCGCTCCGAAGCCGTTGTCTATATTTACTACGGTAACGTTGGGGGAGCAGGAGTTGAGCATTCCCAAAAGTGCAGCGGCGCCGTCGAAGCTGGCTCCGTAACCGACTGAGGTGGGGACGGCGATGACGGGGACGCCGACCAATCCGCCTACGACCGACGGGAGGGCGCCTTCCATTCCGGCACAGACGATGACGACGTCTGCGTGGACGAGTTGGTCGCGGACGGAGAGGAGTCGGTGGAGTCCGGCTACGCCTACGTCGTAGAGGCGGGTGACCTTGGCGTTGAAGAGTTCGGCGGTGACGGCAGCCTCTTCGGCGGTCGGCTGGTCGCTGGTTCCGGCGCTGAGGATGGCGATGTGGCCCTTTGGATCTTCGGGAGGAGATTGTTTGAGGGTGATGGCGCGGGCTGAGGGGTGGTGGGCGGCTGCTGGGAAGGATGCGAGGACGAGGGCGGCGGTTTCGGCGTCGGCGCGGGTGGCGAGGACGTCGGTTCCGGCGGCGGCCATGCGGGTGAAGATGTCCGTGGTTTGCTGTGGGGATTTTCCCTGGGCGTAGATGACCTCGGGGAGACCGATGCGGAGGGTGCGGTGGTGGTCGATGCGGGCGTGGCCGATGTCCTCGTAGGGCATGTCGGCGAGGCGCTGGGTGGCGGCGGTGGGGGTGATGGTTCCGGACTGGACGGCGGCGAGGAGTTCAAGGAGGGAGGCTTTGTTCATGATTGTTGCTTGAGACCTTCGTGATGTCGGTTGTGACGGCAATTCGTCATGTTAGTCGTGAGAGGGGCAATCTGACGCTACGCTGAAATGCCGCCGTCGGATTTTATAAGTTGGCCGTTGATCCATGAGCCTTCAGGTGAGAGTAAGAATGCAATCAGATTCGCGGCGTCTGCAGCGGTCCCTAAACGGCCAGTTGGTTGTCGCTGCGTCAAGGAGATGCGAGTCTGGTCATCCATCCAACCCGTATCAATTGGTCCTGGGTTCACTGCATTTGACGTGATGTTCAGATGGGCAAGTTCGCGTGCTGCTGCCAACACGATTCGATCGAGCGCACCTTTGCTCGCGCCGTAGGGCAAGTTGCCGACAGTATCGTCACTCGTCAGAGCCACAATGCGGCCGCCGCTTTCTGGCGTTTGAACTGCTAGTTGTTGTATCAATTGCCAGCTTGCTCGCACGTTGACGGCGAAGTGTCGTTCGAAACTTTCAAGAGTTGTATCCATGATGCTCGATCCCACCGATTCGCAATGAGAGAGCACAAGAGCTGAGACAGGTCCTAGTTCGGCCGTGACTTTTCCGAAAAGCCCGGAAGCAGAATGTGATTGCTCCAAGTCCGAAGCGATGAATACCACGCGGGAACCTGTTGACAGGAGTTCCACCTTCAAGTTCTCCAAGTCCTCGGGATGGGCTCCCCAAGGCATACGCTCGTCGCAGGGCGCCCAGTAGGTAAGCGCGAGATCCCATCCGCCAGTCGCAAGTTTCCTGGCGACGGCAGCTCCGATACTCGCGGTGCGGCTCACGCCTGAGATCAAAGCTACCGGTCTGACCATGCCTCTAGTTTATCGGTTATCCCAGCCACTTTGGGTTGGCAGCGGTCCCGTCGTAGTGGTTGGTGGTTTTGAAGAGTTCGAACTTGCCTTCGCTTGCGGCGGTGGCGGTGCGGGCCAGCAGGGAACTGATCTGGGCTTGGTCGAGGGGTTCGAAGGTGCGTGCAGCTTCGAAGGCCTGGTCGAGAGTCTGGGTGTTGTCGATGCCGGTGATGACGACCGAGACCGGTTGGGTGAGGCCGTAGTGGAGGGCTTCGATGGGTTGGACGGTGTTGCTTTTGAGAATGTAAGGATCGCCGAAGGTCTTCATGGCGAGGATGCCGATGCCCTGTTTGAGCGCGACGGGCATGACTTCTTTTTCGAAGGAGCGGAAGTGCGCATCCATGACGTTGATTGGCATCTGGACGGTGTCGAAGTGAAAGTTGTGTTTCTGCGCAGTCTCGAGCATGCGGAGATGGACGACGGGATCTTTGTGTCCGGTAAAGCCGATGTAGCGGATCTTTCCCGCGCTGCGGGCGGCGACGGCGGCTTCGATGGCTCCGCCGGGTGCGAAGATGCGGTCGGGGTCTTCCATGCGGATGATCTCGTGGAACTGAACGAGGTCGATCATGTCGGTCTGGAGACGGCCGAGGGATTGTTCGAGTTGCTTGTTGTATTCGTCGGCGGTGCGGCCATCCATTTTGGTCATGAGGAAGACCTTTTGGCGGTAACCGTTGCGGAGGGCCTGACCCATGCGGACCTCTGAGATGCCGTCGTTATAGTCCCAGCAGTTGTCGAGGAAGGTGATGCCGCGGTCGATGCCAGAGTGGAGGAGCTGGATGCTTTCGGCGGAGTCCTTCTGTTTGCCGAGATGGTAGCCGCCCATGCCGATGGCGGAGACGCGCTCGCCTGTGGTGCCGAGTTCGCGGTAGATCATGTTGGGCGATTCGGGTCTCTTTGTGGGTTGACTGGTGGCCTGAGAGGTCTGCGCGTTGAGCGGGATCGCTGCGCTTACGCTGGCGGCGGTTGCGGTCTTGAGGAAGTCTCTACGCTCCATGATCGATGCTCCTCGGGTTAGAGAGTTGCTCTCCGGTTTGATGCAGGTTGTGTGTTGCGGGCGAATTACTTGAGGTACGCGGCGAGGGCTGCTTGTTGAACGAGCTTCAAAGGCACGTTGTGTTTTGTGGCGGCGGTGCGGCAGTCTTCAAACTCTGGGGCTATGTTGCACTCTTGTCCGTTGAGTGTGCCGATCTTTACGCGGATGTCGCCGTAGGGGGTGGTGACGTGGGCGTGGTGGCGGTCGACGCAGACGCGGCTGTCCTGATGGATGCGAAGGCCGAGGGTGCTGGTTTCGCGAAGGATTAATTGTTGGAGAGCTTCGCTGTCGGATGGATTGCAGAGGACGGTGAGGAGGGTGCCAGGGCGGCCCTTTTTCATGATGACCGGAGTGAGCATGACGTCGAGTGCGCCCTGCGCGAGTGCGGTTTCGGAGACGTAGGCGAGGATTTGGGGAGAGAGGTCGTCGAGCGCGGTTTCGAGGACTGTGACGGTTTGTGATTCGTGGGCGTCGTGTTTGGAGGGCGCGTGTTTCGGGGATGGAGTGGGGTGTATGGTGTCGTCGGCTTCACCTATGTTGAGGCGCAGCACGTTTGGGAAGTCTTTGGGGTTGCGGGTTCCGGCGCCGTAGCCGATGCGTTCGACACGCATGGCGGGTTGCTGGCCGAAGGTGGGAGCAAGGGCGCGGATGAGGGCGGCGCCGGTGGGGGTGACGAGCTCTTTTTCGATGTGCGCGGAGTAGGTGGGGAGGCCGCGAAGGAGATCGGCTGTGGCGGGGGCGGGGACGGGGAAGCGGCCGTGGGCGCAGTCGACCATGCCGCCGCCGACGTTGAGGGGGGAGGAGAACCACTTGTCGATGGCGAGGGCGTGGATGCCGGCGGAGGAGGCGACGATGTCGACGATGGCGTCGACTGCGCCTACTTCGTGGAAGTGAATTTTCTCGATGGGGACATTGTGGATCTTTGCTTCGGAGACGCCGAGGAGTTCGAAGGTGTGGATGGCTGTTTGTTTAACGGCGGGAGACAGGGATGCGGCGTTGATCAGGTCGCGGATGACGGTGAGCGAGCGGCCGTGGGTGTGGTTGTGTTCATGGGTATGGGTGTGGCCGGCTTTGTGTTGGTGCTGAGTTTTGGGGTGGTGTTGGTGCGTGTGGGAGTGTTGGTGGGTGTCGTCTTCTTCGTGTTCGTGGGTGTGTGTTTGAGTTTGCTCGGCGAGGGTTGAGCCTTCGTAAACGTGGACCTTCGTGGAGGAGATTCCGCTGCGGTCGACCTTTTCGATTTTGAGGGTTGCGTTGAGATTGAGGGCGGTTACGGCTTCGTGGAGGATGTTTGGGTCGACTCCGGCGTCGAGGAGGGCTCCGAGAAACATGTCGCCACTGATACCGGCGAAGCAGTCGAGGTAGGCGATGCGCATGGAGATTATTGTTTCATGTTCGGAGTGTGGCGTTATCGAGCGGCCTGGATGGAGGAGGCGGAGAGGAGGGCGTCGTTCATGGAGCCGGAGCGGTAGCCTTCGGTGTCGAGGGTGACGTAGAGGAAGCCGAGGGGCTTGATGGCGGCGGTGATGGCCTGGAGAGTGAAGAGAGTGAGGGCGCGGGGAAGATCGATGCGGGCGATTTCGATGCGGGCGAGGTCGCCATGGTGACGGACGCGGACCTGGGGGAAGCCGAGGGCGTGGAGTGCCGCTTCGGCCTGCTCGACCTGAGAGAGATTTTCGCGGGTGACGGGGCGGCCGTATTCGATGCGTGAGGAGAGGCAGGCGCTGGCGGGCTTGTCCCAGAGCTTGAGGCCAGCCTTATGGGCGAGGGTGCGGATCTCTTGTTTGGTGAGGCCGGCGGTGACCAGGGGCGCGACGGCGTGGTGTTGTGCGGCGGCTTGCTGGCCGGGGCGAAATTCGGCGCGGTCGTCGAGGTTCATGCCGTAGGCGATGTGGGTGAAGTTGCGGGTGGCTCGGGCTTGCTCCATTTGCTGGAAGAGCTCGTCTTTGCAATGGAAGCAGCGCTGGGAGTCGTTGCGCTGGTAGTCGGGGCTTTCGAGCTCGTTGGTGCGGAGGATTTGGATGGGGATGTTGTGGTCGGCGGCGAAGGCGAGGGCGGCGGCGAGTTCGGCGCGGGGGAGGGAGGGGGAGTCGGCAATGACAGCCTGCATGTTTTCGCCGAGGGCCTGGTGGGCGGCGTAGGCGAGGTAGGCGGAATCTGTGCCGCCGGAGTAGGCGACAAGGACGCTCCCGAGTTGCTGCAGGGTCTCGTGGAGCTTTGCGGATTTGGCGGCGAGATCCATCTGATCTGATTGTAGGCCAGGTCGCGCGGCGTGGGGAGACGGTCGCTTGGAATGAGGGGCTAGCTGTCGGGGAGATTCTGAATGGCGGCGAATTTTTAGATGGACATGTGTGAGGATGGTTTTTGATACTTCGCGGTAACTGTAGACGGCTCACTGCATCGAAGAGAGTAAGAGAATATGAATCGCACACTTTTACCTGGCCGGCCGTATCCTCTCGGCGCGACTGTGACGAGCAAAGGCACGAACTTCGCTATTTTTTCTGAGGGCGCGACCAGGGTTGAGCTGTGTTTCTTCGACGCGGAAGGCAGGCAGGTTGATTCTGTGTATTTGCGTGAGCGAACTGCCTATGTGTGGCATGGCCTTGTCCGCAATATCAAAGCGGGGCAGCTCTACGGCTATCGGATCGATGGGCCCTGGGAGCCGGAGAAGGGTCATCGCTTCAATGCACATAAGCTGCTGATCGATCCCTACGCCAAAGCTTTGTCGGGCGAGGTTGATTGGCAGAAGCCAATCTTCGGGCATGATGTCGCGTCCGGTGACGATCTGAAGATGGATGAGAACGACAGCGCGGATGGCGTGCCGAAGAGCGTTGTGGTTGACAGCCAGTTTGACTGGGGTGATGACTGTTGCCCTGAGACTCCACTGGCTGATTCTGTGATCTACGAGATGCATGTGAAGGGCTTCAGTATCCTGAATCCTGGGGTTCCGGAAGAGCTTCGCGGCACCTATGCGGGTCTCGCATGTGCGACAAGCATCGATTATCTGAAGAAGCTTGGAGTGACTGCGGTTGAACTTATGCCGATTCATCATTTCATCGATGAACGACGCCTTGTCGGCGATGGCTTGGTGAATTACTGGGGCTACAACACGCTGGGGTATTTTGCTCCGATGGCCCGTTACAGCTCCTGCGAAGATATTGGCGGCCAGGTGAATGAGTTCAAGCGAATGGTGAAGGCGCTTCACGCGGCGGGAATCGAGGTCATACTCGACGTGGTCTACAACCATACGTGCGAAGGCAACGAGCTTGGTCCGACGCTGTGCTGGAGGGGAGTTTGTAACACTACCTATTACAGAGTCAAAGAGGACAATCCACGTTATTACATCGACTACACAGGCACGGGCAATACGTTGAACGTGCGGCTTCCGCAGGTTTTGAAGATGCTGATGGACTCGCTGCGCTACTGGGTAACCGAAATGCATGTCGATGGCTTTCGTTTCGATCTGGCCGCGACGCTTGCGCGGGAGCTTCATGATGTCAGCCGGTTGTCGTCGTTCTTCGACACGATTCACCAGGACCCTACGCTTGCGGACGTGAAGCTGATCGCCGAGCCGTGGGATGTTGGTGAAGGGGGATATCAGGTCGGCCAGTTTCCTGTTCTGTGGGCGGAGTGGAATGGAAAGTATCGCGACACAGTTCGGCGCTTCTGGAAGGGGGACGGGGGACAGTTGTCCGCTCTTGCAAATCGTCTGACGGGATCGAGCGATCTCTATCAAGATGATGGGCGCAAGCCTTATGCGAGCATCAATTTTGTTACGGCGCATGACGGCTTTACGCTGTGTGACCTGGTTAGCTACAACCAGAAGCACAATGAGGCCAACGGCGAAGACAACAGAGATGGTTCGGACAGCAATGATTCGTGGAACATGGGAGCGGAGGGTCCGACCGACGACGCAAAGATCAACGTCTTGCGAGAGAGGCAGACGCGAAATTTTCTGACGACGCTGATGCTGTCCCAGGGAGTGCCGATGTTGAGTGGCGGCGACGAGATAGCGCGGTCACAGCGGGGCAACAATAACTGCTACTGCCAGGATAACGAGCTTACGTGGCACGACTGGAATCTCGATGAACCTCGTAAGCGAGTGCTCGATTTTACGAGTCAGTTGATACACTTTCGCCTCGCTCATCCGAATCTGCACCGGCGGAAGTTTTTTCAGGATCGCGAGATTCGCAGGAAGGGCGAGGATATCGTGATCAAGGATGTTGCCTGGTTTAGTACCGATGGCAAGCAGGTTTCGGACGAAGCCTGGAATACGGAGTGGAACCGCTCCGTGGCTGTTCTACTCAACGGCCGGACACTGCAGGTGTCCGACGAGGACGGCAGACGTGTCATGGACGACAGCTTTTTTCTGGTTGTGAATGCGGCCGAAGGCGGAGTTGAGTATGTGCTACCCGTGTCGCCTTCGGGAAAACCATGGTGTGAGGTGATCGATACCGAAAATATTGACAATCCCTTTGCCTGCACGGAGGTTGACGGGAAGATCATCGTTGGGGGAAGGGCCCTAAAACTGTTGAGCGATGGGGCAGTTTCATCGATCAACGGGTCGTCGGCGCCGGCTTCTTCGGTTTCTTCGGCGCCGGCTTTGCCTCCGAAGCAGGGGCCGGCGTTGGTTTAGGATGGCTGGCGACTTGCGTCGCGGGAACTTTGAGTGGTTCCGGATGGAGATAGCGATCCAGATTGTACCCGGCTGTCTGCGCTGATTTGCAGGATTCCAAGACGGCTGCTTCGAGCGTCTTGATCGAATCGAGATTGATCGGAGACTGCTGCGCGAGGTTGATGAGCGCGGGAAGCTGAAGCCAGCCTAGTAGCTCTTCGAATCCCTCTTTGTTGAAGTAAGTGACGCCGGAGGACTCGTTGATTCCTGTGAGCCAGCGAACGTCTGGGTCGGACCAGAACTGTTCGGACTTGGTGGGAGACGTGTCGGTTTGCGATAGAAGGATTCGTACTCGAGCAGCTGCGCGCCAGGTGTTTTCTCCCTCTATCCCGATGGCGGTGAATGTCTCCGATAGTGCTGAGCGCAACTGGAGCTTGTCGAAGAGAGCTGCTTGATCGTCCTGACGCGGGAGGCTGTGGAGAGTGATCCAGGTCAGAACAGGCGCCCAGATTTGCTCTGTCGGAACGGTCGTTTTGGCACCGGGGAGGAAACGGCTTGCGGCTGGCGGCAAGGTGGTGGAGAAGTTTCGAGAGATCGAGATGAGATGAAGGGCAGCCTTCGTCATCGTCTCGCATAGATTCTTGTAGTTCGAAATCGCTTCGGTGGCGTCGTTCGATTGCGATGTGAATTCGTCAGCTTCGGAGGGAAGATTTTGGAGCACTTTTTCGAAGAAGCGTTGACTGCACTTCACGAATGGCTGGAGTCGAGGGTGGAGCGGGAGTTGTTCAGATGGCGGGAGAGGGGTGTCTCCTGCGGGCGCTTGAACGCTGGCTGTTGGCTGTTGTGCCTTTGTTGCAGGGGCTGCCGTTGCAGTCTTGTCGTTGCCGTTCGACGCGGCGAGTTTCGTTGTGGTGGATGCGGCTCCTTTGTTTGCCAGCTCCGAAGCTACGCTTGTGAATGCCCGAATGTGATTCTCGCTGAGAGCCTGGCGGAAGGCTTCATGCAGCGGACGGAGGCGAAGTTTGGATAGCGCTTCTTCGACGCTGTAGACGCCGGCTCCGTTGAGTGCGTCGAAGAGCTGATCCCAGGGTTGATCGACAGTGGCTCGGAGTTCTCGCCAGTTGAGCAGAACCGCATATTGATAGCCGCGCAGATCGATGGAGAGGCCGGTGTGGTGGAGATCGGTGCTGCGGCAGAGATATTCGAGACCGTGTGCGGTGTCGCGGTAGGCGAAGAAGGTGAAGTAGTTGTAGGGGAGGTCGAGTCCGTCGGAGAGACTTCTCTGGCGGAGGTGGCCGGTGGCTTTGTCGATGGAGGCCGCGGAGAAGTGAATGGTGCCGTGTGTGCTGCCGTAGCTGTTGTTGTAAAGGATGATCGCGCGCTCGCCGTGGGCGCGATTGGAATAGGCGAAGACGTTTTCGTCGACGCTGCCGAAGTCGGTCCAGAAGTCGTAGAGGACGAAGTTAGTGCTTTCGGCGAAGAGACGGCGGTTTTTGAGGAGAGGCGCGATCTCGTGTTGGTGGCGGGATACGAGGTTCTCTTTGGGCCACTCTTCCATCTTGGCTTGCTTGAACTCCATGCCGTAACGCTCGGTGTAGCCTTCGATTTGGCCGTGGCCGAACATGGGCAGGCCGGGGAGCGTGGCCAGCAGAGTGCAGACACCGAAGTATTTGTCGCCTGTGCCGAACTGGTCGATGGCGGTGCGTTCGTCAGGGTTGCTCATGAAGCTGACATAGCGCTTGAGGATGTCGGGATCGAACTCGATGGTCTTTTTTAGGTAGGAACGGTATTTGGCGTTTTCTTCGTCGCGCAGCATGTTCATGAAGGCGCTGTTGTAGACGCGATGCATGCCGAGAGTGCGGACGAAGTAGCCTTCGAGGAGCCAGAAGGCTTCTGCGAGGAGGAGGGTGCCGGGAACTTCCGCGGCGACGCGGTCGACGACCTCGCGCCAGAACTCGTGGGGCATGAGGGCTTCGAACTCGTCCTGAGGCATGGCGTTTTCGGCGCGCGAGGGGATGGATCCGCCGGTACCGGGAAGAGGGAACCACAGGCGCTGAACGTGGCGTTTGGCGAGCACCATCGCAGCGTCGAAGCGGATGATGGGGAAGAGGCGGGCGACGTGGAGGATGACCTGGATGACGTGCTCACGGACGGCTGCTTTGGAGTAGTCGAGCTGTGCGGTGTCGTTCCAGGCGAAGGTTGTGCCGTCGTTGCCGTGGTACATGTAGCGGGTGGCTCCGTCGCGGTGGTGGCGGAGGCGGAAGACTACGGCGGCGTCGGACTGGTCGTAATAGTGGTCCTCGATTTTGATCTCGACGCGGCTGTCGGTGGAGAGATCGGGGCCTTCGAAGCGATAGACAGGGAAGGGGCTCTCCCAGCGATAGAGGAACCAGTCGGGGTTCTCGATGACCCAGTTGGAGTCGATGCCCATGTGGTTGGGGACCATGTCGCTGGCGAGGCGGATGCCGGCGCGGGCGGCGCGGTCGCGGAGGTTTTCGTAGGCGTGGTTGCCGCCTAGGTCTTCCGCGATTTGATACTCCTTGAGCGAGTAGGCGGAGGCTACGGCGTCGTGGTGGCCGCGGAGGCGCTTGATGGTGCGGGAGGCGACGCTGCGCTCCCATAGGCCGATGAGCCATAGGCCGGTGATGCCGCGGTCGGCGAGGAGATGGAGCTCTTCGTCGGGGATCTGGTCGAGACGGTGGATGTGGCGGAGATGTTTTTTTGAGAGCTGCTCGAGCCAGACATAGGTGCTCTTGGCCATGAGGACGACGGTGGGCATCCAGGCCTGGTCGGCGCTGAAGGCTTCGTACTCGTTGAGGGGGGCCTGATAGTCGTGGCCGTAGCGTCGTTGCCTGCCGTCGGGGCCGTTGATGTACTCGTCTTCGAAGCCGATGTACTCGTCGCCGACGAAGCCTTCGCCTCCGCGGCCGGGCGCGCCGTGGCGGTATTGGTCTGGTCCGGGTGGATGGAAGCGAAGCCAGATCGCGAGATCTTCTTCGCGCAGGACGTCGATGGCGAGCAGGACGCGGCGGAGGTCTTCGCCGAGATATTTGGACCAGTATTCGCGGATGTAGTCGAGCTGGCCGGTAAGGGAGTCGGGGGAGGCGAGCAGGGGAGCGCGGAGGGCGTCGAGGAGGGTTCCGGCTTCGGAGAGGGGCGGGCGGGTGACGAAGTAGTCGGGGAAGCCGGCGGTGACGGTTTGATAGATCGTCTGCTGCTTGAGGGGGGTGTCTTCGAAGAGCTCGCGGAAGGGGGAGAAGCCGGGGTTGATGTTGGCGAGCCAGAGTAGGAGGAGCTCTTCGAGAGCGGCTTCACGGTTTGGTTGACCGTCAGTTGTACCGTTTAGCCATTCAGCTGCGGTTTGTTCGCCGCGATGTATGGCTACGTTGGGAAACTGCTCGGTGAATTTGAGGAGGAGGCGTTGGATTTCTTCGGGTTTTGCGTGGCCGGTGAACCAGCGTACTGCGTCGGCGAAGACGGCTGGGTCGATCTCCTCACGATAGCGGGCGATCATTGCGTGATTCAGTTCGTCGATCAGGCCCATCGCGAAGAGTGCGCCGGCGTTGACGACTCCCGGTTGGCCAGTCTGCTGTTTGCGCAGCTCTTCGAGCTGTTTGGCCAGGTTTCGGCTGGCAGCGACGTTGCCGAAGACGATGTTTCCGGTGTAGCTGAAGAGCAGATCTTCAAGGTCCA
Coding sequences within:
- a CDS encoding gluconokinase, translated to MIVVLMGVSGSGKTTIGTLLAKRAGAVFADGDDYHPVANKQKMAAGHPLNDEDRQPWLEVLNQLLREWFAEGKSGVLACSALKASYRVTLQAGMPNGAVSFVVLEASKEMLAARLAERKHEFMSAKLLESQLATLEIPSDAVRVVNDRSPDEVVSQILTQVLSGKN
- a CDS encoding SDR family NAD(P)-dependent oxidoreductase → MGHPLFDLSGKSVVVVGGTSGIGLAMAVGLAEAGADVVATSRRMEQVDEAAKAIEATGRRSLRLTSDVADRQSLQALLDGTVKAFGKVDILVNCAGRIKREPTLTVSEETWDGIMDTNVTGTLRACQIFGRHMLERGYGRIVNIASLNTFVSLREVTAYAASKAAVGALTKSLAVEWSAQGVTVNAIAPGVFRTALNQKLLDESERGKELLMRTPMGRFGKTVELVGAAIFLASDASAFITGEILVVDGGFLASGVNQ
- the larB gene encoding nickel pincer cofactor biosynthesis protein LarB, translating into MNKASLLELLAAVQSGTITPTAATQRLADMPYEDIGHARIDHHRTLRIGLPEVIYAQGKSPQQTTDIFTRMAAAGTDVLATRADAETAALVLASFPAAAHHPSARAITLKQSPPEDPKGHIAILSAGTSDQPTAEEAAVTAELFNAKVTRLYDVGVAGLHRLLSVRDQLVHADVVIVCAGMEGALPSVVGGLVGVPVIAVPTSVGYGASFDGAAALLGMLNSCSPNVTVVNIDNGFGAAYTAVLIARASVRRS
- a CDS encoding SDR family oxidoreductase; protein product: MVRPVALISGVSRTASIGAAVARKLATGGWDLALTYWAPCDERMPWGAHPEDLENLKVELLSTGSRVVFIASDLEQSHSASGLFGKVTAELGPVSALVLSHCESVGSSIMDTTLESFERHFAVNVRASWQLIQQLAVQTPESGGRIVALTSDDTVGNLPYGASKGALDRIVLAAARELAHLNITSNAVNPGPIDTGWMDDQTRISLTQRQPTGRLGTAADAANLIAFLLSPEGSWINGQLIKSDGGISA
- a CDS encoding aldo/keto reductase, giving the protein MERRDFLKTATAASVSAAIPLNAQTSQATSQPTKRPESPNMIYRELGTTGERVSAIGMGGYHLGKQKDSAESIQLLHSGIDRGITFLDNCWDYNDGISEVRMGQALRNGYRQKVFLMTKMDGRTADEYNKQLEQSLGRLQTDMIDLVQFHEIIRMEDPDRIFAPGGAIEAAVAARSAGKIRYIGFTGHKDPVVHLRMLETAQKHNFHFDTVQMPINVMDAHFRSFEKEVMPVALKQGIGILAMKTFGDPYILKSNTVQPIEALHYGLTQPVSVVITGIDNTQTLDQAFEAARTFEPLDQAQISSLLARTATAASEGKFELFKTTNHYDGTAANPKWLG
- the larC gene encoding nickel pincer cofactor biosynthesis protein LarC — its product is MRIAYLDCFAGISGDMFLGALLDAGVDPNILHEAVTALNLNATLKIEKVDRSGISSTKVHVYEGSTLAEQTQTHTHEHEEDDTHQHSHTHQHHPKTQHQHKAGHTHTHEHNHTHGRSLTVIRDLINAASLSPAVKQTAIHTFELLGVSEAKIHNVPIEKIHFHEVGAVDAIVDIVASSAGIHALAIDKWFSSPLNVGGGMVDCAHGRFPVPAPATADLLRGLPTYSAHIEKELVTPTGAALIRALAPTFGQQPAMRVERIGYGAGTRNPKDFPNVLRLNIGEADDTIHPTPSPKHAPSKHDAHESQTVTVLETALDDLSPQILAYVSETALAQGALDVMLTPVIMKKGRPGTLLTVLCNPSDSEALQQLILRETSTLGLRIHQDSRVCVDRHHAHVTTPYGDIRVKIGTLNGQECNIAPEFEDCRTAATKHNVPLKLVQQAALAAYLK
- the larE gene encoding ATP-dependent sacrificial sulfur transferase LarE, producing MDLAAKSAKLHETLQQLGSVLVAYSGGTDSAYLAYAAHQALGENMQAVIADSPSLPRAELAAALAFAADHNIPIQILRTNELESPDYQRNDSQRCFHCKDELFQQMEQARATRNFTHIAYGMNLDDRAEFRPGQQAAAQHHAVAPLVTAGLTKQEIRTLAHKAGLKLWDKPASACLSSRIEYGRPVTRENLSQVEQAEAALHALGFPQVRVRHHGDLARIEIARIDLPRALTLFTLQAITAAIKPLGFLYVTLDTEGYRSGSMNDALLSASSIQAAR